The Homo sapiens chromosome 10, GRCh38.p14 Primary Assembly sequence GTCCCCAGGAGGAATAAACTAGAAGACGCACCTGCTATTTCACCATACTATGGAGAATACAGCTAATGAAGTGGTGGCAGAAGCTTGGCCGTGTGAGTGCCCCAGGGTAAAAGTCTCTCTTCTGTCCAGTCCAGAGCAGAGACTTCTCCCCCGTGGACAGCAGCCTGCCACCAAGACTCAAGCAACGTAAGAGTCATCTCCCCAGACTGGCTGTCAGAGCAAGAAGCACCCAGCCTTCCTAAAGGCAGAAGAGTGGAAATCTGACAGTGCCTGCCATTTCCGGTACAGAGGACAGCATCACCAGGCCCTGCAGTGTCTGGGGGGGGTCTCTGGGGGGCAGATCCTGATGAGAGGCCAGGAGCCTTTACTGGTGGAAGAGCAGGGAAGGGCCCTTGTTGGGTTGAAAGGCCATGATCAGAAGATAACCCAGAAAAGGCCACCCAGTTGACTTCTTAATCACACAGCTGGGACCCACTCAAATGTGCCTGAGCAATAAGTCTAGTGAATACTCTCATTTTTACTTATAGTAGTGtcttaaaagttttatttccaGAAAGGTGAAGTGCTTTGGTGGTGTAAGGAACTGACGTAAGGACAAGTGCACTGACGTACACGTATTCCTATCGGAACAAACAAGGCTTGTTGTGGGGGAAAAGTGTTTGCATAAAGAAGAAGAGATTGGAATGGCTGGAATGAGCCCTTTGGGAGCCTGGCTGGGAGTGAGGTCAGGTCACGTGATCCCAGTAGGTAAGGAGGTGTCTTTGCAGAAGTTCACAGCGTCTTGGAGCACCTCACTTTGAGTTCAGAGACATTAGAAACAATTACTCAGCAAACAAGAAGTTAGACTATAGCAGTGGCTGAGAGATTGCTCAGTTTCTCTCAATTTAGGAAGCAGTCTGATGACCCATGGCAGGCCGATCAAGGCAGTTGCCCCCTGTGTTAACGCGACCCATAGGTATCATCTTCAACTCTTTGTAGCTGGTGTTGGAAATCAGGTATAATTTATCTTGTTTAATTACCTGCTGCCCTGCTCCTAATTCCCTCCCCTGTGATGAGCTTATGAAGTCttcacctgcctcagctggaAGGAAAATGCTGGCTGGATAGGGAGGCCCTGCACGTGCTGATTTTCAGGCATCTTGGATGCAAGGCCACCATCCCCTTCCAAAGATGTGGCCAGTGAGGTGCCAGCAGGTTCCAGCACCAGCGTCAGCTCACTCATCAGGACTAATGGTTGTCCTGGACTGGGGAGCTGGGAACCAccctgatttttttctgaaataaaggcTAAGCACGTTGATGTCTTTTACACTAGAGATTCTAAAATGTTCTCTCCCCAGTCAGGGCTCTTTCTGGGCTGCTCTGCAGGCGAGCATTCAGCACTCAGGGATCCCACTGCCTCTGGACTGCCAGGCACTGCGTCTGGGGTCAGGCCAGGAAGGGGCAGCGCGTGGGGTCTGACATTGAGGCCAGCACCCAAGGGGAAAGCAAGCCTTGCATTTTATCCATTTAGACTCTACCAAATGcgtgattaaaaacaaaaactcttacaACCCTTGAAATAGCTGCATGTACGAAACCTCACTCATTCTCAATTACCGTCAGGATTGGCCCTGCACACCTGGCAGCCCCCAGGCCCGTTACCCCCGCAGGTAGGGGGGGCGCACGGGCCCCCGGGCATTGATGTGCGGCAGCGCGCCCGCCGCCAGCTTCTCACTGAGTTTCTGGTTCGCCAGCTCCAGGTGGCGGCCCTTCTTACGCGCCTGCCGCAAGGACCTCTTGACCTTCTTCACTCGCTCCCGGAGCTGCCGGTTGCGCTTCTCCAGGGTGGCCACTTTCTGCTGCAGTTTCTTGACGTGGTCCTCCTCCTCAAACAAGGCCTTCTGCACCGAGGAGCACATGAGCTGGAGGCAGAGACAGCGTGCAAGGAGAGGAGGTGAGTCCCAGAAACTGCGCTGCGGCCAGGGGAGTCCCAGAAGCTTCCCCGAGTGCTGACAGCAACACAGACCCCGATTCCCCACCCCAGCATGGGCATAAACCCCAGGATGTCCTTGACGGTGACATTCCCCGCCCTCCACCCTGTGAATCCTGCCCTGGCCTCAAATACAGAGCCCCCGTTTTGCTTTCCATACTTGGCTTCCTTGGAAGATGTCGTTTTCAAATGATATTCTGAATATTTGTCATGCGTAGCAAAAAGGAAAGAGCCCCGCTTTGGTAGAAGACCAAAACCAGAAATGCACACAGAAGGTGGACAGTTCCGGGAATGGGGGGAGTCAGGTGGCCTAATTAACAAAGGCTGAGCCACTTACATTCGCGAAGGCTCTGATCAATGCTGGCCTGTCCAACTGAAGGGAGGGGTTCCCTTCAGCAAAAACAGACTCTCTTTGCTCCCTTTAGCTGGGCTGGCCAGCACACAGAAGGTGGATAGTTCACAGGAAAGAAAACGCCAGTATCTCTTAAacgcatgaaaagatgcttaacccCACTcataataacataaaaaaaacaaatgaaagccaTGGTGAATTACTATTTTTCACATATTAGATTGGCAAAATTTCAGAGTCAGGATTTGGGAAAACAGGTGCTATCATACTGTCAGTAGAGTGTTGACATCTATAAAGACCAATCTGGCTCTGTCAAAATAACTGCATATACCCTTTGATCTAGTAATTCTGGGACTATCTCAGATAAATACTCTCATATGTGCAAGCTGCCACATGTGCAAACATTATGGCATTATTATATTAAAAGATTGGGAACAAAAAATACCCATCAAGAGAGGTCTGGTTCCATAAATTATAGTAAATCTACACAATGCAAAGGTTTGCCGTTTTTAAAGGAACAAGACAGCTCCGTGTGAATGGTGGTGTAGCAATGTCTAAGTGGTGTTCATATTGAAAAGCTGTGCAGAACAGTGTGTATAGTGTGATACCAAGAGTGCGAAATACGGTACCCATCTGTGTCCGTTTAAATATGCATACACTATCTCTGGGAGCATATGCAAGAAACGGGTAAGGGTGGCCATATCCGGGGAGcagagaagacaggaagaagaagattcattttcacttttgtactttttgaattttgtatttcataggtttggctgtgtccccacccaaatctcatcttgaattctagctcttataatctccatgtgtcatgggagggacccagtgggaagtaatgaAATCATGAaggtgggtttttcctgtgctgttcttctaatagtgaataagtctcaagagatcggATGGTTTTagaaagggcagttcccctgaaCACTCTATTGCCTGCCATCATGTCAGACATGACTTTGAGCCTATTcacctccaccatgattgtgagacctccccaggcatgtggaattgtgagtccattaaacctttcctttataagttacccagtctcaggtatgtctttattagcagtgtgagaacggattAATACAGTAATAAGGCTGGCATTtcctttatatgtgtgtgtgagcataTATATAAAAAGAGGTATTCTCcaatctttctcctttctcccatttTACCTCATCAGAAGCTACATTCCCAAAGAAAGACTTGAGCCTCAACTTTCCTCTGCTTAGAAATCTCCATCATTGAgccgggctgggtgtggtggctcacgcctgtaatcccagcactttaggaggctgaggtgggcggatcacaaggtcaggagatcgagaccatcctggctaacagggtgaaaccccatttctactaaaaatacaaaaaaaaaaaaaaaaaaaaaagccgggcgtcgtggcgggtgcctgtagtcccagctactcgggaggctgaggcaggagaatggcgtgaacctgggaggcggagcttgcagtgagccgagatcgcgccactgcactccagcctgggtgacaaagagacactccatctcaaaaaaaaaaaaaaaaaaacaaactccatcGAGCCCCACTATCTACACTGCAATATGATGGTGATGGGTGAAGAGCTCAGACCCTGAGGCCAGGCTGCTTTGGTTTCCAGTCCTGCCTCTTCCACTGACGAGTGACctgagaccttgggcaagcttCCTAGGCTCAGAGTAGTGGACTCTGGTCTGTATTAGCCAGAACCCACTTCAGTACTAAAGGATTGATTTCCCCAGCTTCTTGGAGTGCTGCAGACCGATAGCCGATAGCCCTAAGCTGAGTCTCTCTCCGGAAACTGACCCTGACCTAAGAGAACTGCCCAAGGTCACGCCCCCTTCTTTGGAGCACCTGTATCCAAGGACTGGCTGACACCAGGGTATGAAGACCAAGGCCCCTCATCCCAACTTGGAAGATCTCTGAAGGGCGGTCCCCATTGCTGGGTGTCCTGGGGTAGGCTACAGCCTTTGTTGAGACTGGATCACAGGCTGATGTCTGCCTCCGCCTGTTCTTGTTCTTTTCTACCCAAGGTATTAATCCCAGGAGCATTCTTGAAAACACCACCTATACctcttacattattttttcttttcttttctttttttgagatggagtcttgctgtgtcgccaggctggagtgcagtggcgtgatcttggctcactgcaatcctccacctcacgggttcaagcgattctcctgcctcagcctcctgagtagtagctgggactacaggcacgagccaccaagcccggctcattttttggtattttttgtagagatggggtttcaccatattggccaggatggtctcgatttcctgacctcgtgatctgcccgcctcggcctcccaaagtgctgggagtacaggcgtaagtcactgcacctggcccacctgCACCTCTTATTCCAAAGTCTACGTCTCAGGGAACCTGGCCACTCTCAGTGGGATGATCATGGTTGTTGGGAGGATTTCATGAGTTTTACTTGAAAAATGTTTAGAACCATGCCCTCGTGCACAGTAAACGTTCACTAACTGTTAGCCGTGATTATAGGATAGAGTCAAATCTCCTAAAGCCTTTAACTTTTGTGATTGGACCCGGCCAACATCTCCAGTCTTAGTGTTCTTCCTTCTGTTCCCACATTTTATACCCAAGGCACACTGGGTCCCACCCAGCTCTTCCTCCAACACATCAGCGCTTTCTCATCCCAGAGGCTCTTCCTCCCGCCTGGAGCACTGTTCTCCCCATCTCCGCCTGGCCATCTTGGAAGCCCTCTGTGGTCCCCTTTCACGATGCTTTCCACCGGGTCTCCCTGTGTATGTAATGTGTCCCCCTCCCCAGTCTCCATGGCACGCCGTAGCTATTCACACCACACGCCAAGTACCTGGTGGCACTAGGAGAATGTGACTCAAGGGCCTTGACATTCACAAGTCACAAGCTCCTGAAGGCCTGGTTCACAATGGTTTTTGCATCCTTGCTGCCCTGGCCTTTTTAGGCCTACAGTTAAGAAAAAGGAGCCAAGTGGAATGTTCCAATAATACCTGTCATTTAATGAGAAACTCTGGGCTCCCGGGGAAGCTGCTGTTACAGGGGAGACCATATGTGCAACACTGCCCTCTTCTGGCCAAAATGAGACCCCCTCAAAAAGATGAGAAGGTGGGCATGAGAAATTCCCGGGAGAACTGACAGTATTTCTATTGTCTTGTGGATAGATATTAGCTATGGAACTTAGGCTTTAATATGGCCAAGTACCAGGCTGAGCACTGTATAATGACACTCCCTCATTAAGTCATGAGTTTTCTACAAGTTATGGTAGATTCTTCAACCAAGAACAAGACAAAAAAGTCCAAAGTCCATGACAACAAGAGGATTGGGGTTTTGGAAGACTGCTTGCTCGAATTTTCAAAGAACAGAACCCAATAGTGGCTGGAACATAACATCAAAGAAGAGTTGAAGGCAGGCTCGATGGCGGTGTTCAGAAGCTGCGTTTAAAAATcgtgaaaaatagaggaggatgCTGGGACTTGAGTGATCACGTGTTAAGAGTTCTTTCTAAGACACAACACTCTTCACAGTTAGCCCTCGACCATGGACACAGCTGTTCTCCAGGCTAGCAAGAGGATGAATTTCACCTCCAGCAAGACTTAGAGCCCAGACAAAAGGAAGACCTTGACCCAGGCTGTAAAAACCAAGATGGAACAGAGGGACGCCTTGaagtgcatctgtgtgtgtatccggagtgggaggatcattgagATGGGAATGATAAATTCCCAAGCAAAGGTGAATGTGAAAAGCGTGGATGGGATGAGAGTTCCTTGGTGAACATGTCATTCTTTGGTCCTCGTGGCCTCTAATATGGGTAGGGTTTCAGTAGGAGCAAAAGACATCAAAGGACTCTAGTAACGTATCCAAGACAACCAACATAGCACAGCCATGACCCAGGACTGCTTAGCAGGCAGGTCTGTATCTCTGCAGCAAAGTGGGCCATGCCTCTGAGTAGGGGGAGCCTGTGTCATGTGAATTGAGGCTAACGCCATAAAATAACCAAGCCACTGCTGATGGAGCCGATGGAGCCCTCTGGCATCCCAGCTATCACCTCAAAAGAAAATCCTGTGTTTAAGAAAGCAAGAATTTCTAGAGGAGAGCTGTGCTTTCCAAAATGTGTGTTTCTTTAAGAAATGCTTTCTTTGGAATGCTTTCCAAATGAAATCCATCTCcttttaaaactgctttaaaaagaaaaaaaggtccaGATACGCTATTTGCTCAATTTGCTTTGTGGTATTTTTTGGTAAACTGAGAAGAGCAGGGAAAGGCCAGGCCAAGCTGAAACAGGTACTGccatattttctttgaagaagaACCAAAGAGAATGTCCTACAGGGCAGCCCCAAAGCAACAGACTCCTCATAGGCAGGCCCCGCTCAGGCCTGCAGCACTCAGCGCCTCCCAGGTGCTTGGGTACCTCTGGCATTTGCCTGCCCAGAGCTTTTCTCTGGAAGTTTCCATGTGGCCAATAGGATGCCTGCCTAAGGGCAGATGGGAAGATTGCCCTGGGAGCCTGCTCTTTTATTTTCGAAAAGACAAAAGTTAGGCTGGGATATCCATACTTCCTTATCTGTCtaaaataacactttttaaaaccatcaaagcACACTGATtgtagaaaaaacattttttaaaaatatgggaccaacaaaaggaaaatcaaaatcaTCAATGATTCTATGGTACAGAGATAATCACTGTGGACATTGTAACATTTCTTCCTAGTATTGTTCCTACGGGTATAAATAGATAACTATTTCAAAGAAAACTGGAGTCCTGCTGTTACTCAGttttctgttctaattttttccccttttcattttatcatgattcttTTCCAGTCATCGGTCTGTACACTTCCCGTGAGTATTTCATGGGAGCTGGAGGAGGGAGCATCTGGTGGTTCCACTTGGCCACGAGGACTAACTCACTAGGCAAGACTGGCTcactaggccgggcatggtggctctcgcctgtaatcccagcactttgcgaggctgaggtgggaggactgcgtgagcctaggagtttgagaccagcctgggaaacacagggagaccccatctctaaaaaataaaaataaaaaatagcccggcatagtggtgcacatctgtggtcccagctacttgggaggctgaagctagaggatcacttgagcctgggaggtggaggctgctgtgagccatgattgcaccactacactccagcctaagttACAGAGCAAAAgccagtcttaaaaaaaaaaaaaaaaaaaaaaagactggctcAGGCTCACTAGTTATTAATCCTCCTCTATCCTTAGGACCACAGGCCAATGGGGAGGGATGGCAAGATGGGGTGCTCATGCATCCATGAGATTGAGTGGCCTTAATGTGGCCTTTTTGGGTCACCTGTCTCCAGTGACGGGACAAATCCGTGGAGAGCTCTTTACCCGGAGCCTCCACCTGAAGTCTTCCTATAAGTTTCCTGGTTTCTCCGGGAAGCTCAGGTGTGAGAAAGTTTCACCATCAACATCTTGAGCAGTTAAGGAAGTATATCCATGATACCATCTAGAATCACCTCTCATTTCCAAAGCGTTTTGGCTTCCATATGTTCATTCATTCTGGCAAGAAGCATTTattgtgtgcctggcactgtatGGTGCAGAAAGTCCCCCCCAGTTATTCTGGAATATAGCAAGTTTGTATCAAGCTAAACAAAAAGAcagtatgtttttttaaaaaaatatctcaTGGCACCAGACATGCCAAAGAGTCACCGAGAGGATTCTTGCCTTTCACAGctgcttttaatttaaataaccaCGTATAAAGACAAGACAAAGTGTACTTTCTGAAAcgtaaaaatataaaggaagaacAGTCCAAAAGCAACAACACAGACAAATAGCTTGCTTTTTTAACACTTTGTTCCTGTTCTCGGGATTcaaaaatgagaaggaagaaaaaagaaaacccagagcaGTGATCAGGAAACGATGGCCTATGGGCCACATCTGGCCCCCTGCCtgtttttgtgaataaagttttattagaccACAGCTATACTCATcagtttatgttttgtttgtggCAGCTGTTGTGCTGCAATGGCAGAGGTGAGTAGCTGCAACGGCTGCTTCCACAAAACCTAAAATCTGGCCCTTTACAAGGAAAAGATGCTGAATCTTAACCTCAAGAGGGGCTCAAGGCAAACGCAGGTGGGAATAGGATGGGTTTGGAGGGCAGCTGGTCTACAGGCAAAGAATGGATGAAGGGCAAAGGGTTTGAAAAAAACACCTGGTGCCAGAGACGCCCAAGAACCTCACTGTCCACATCTCACCCCTTTCCCACCACTTTCAGACATTGTTTTGTGATGATGGCTTTGGCTGCCAGGTCATGGTTCAAGGTCTCCACGATCCTTGTCAAAGGTCCTATTGACTCCATCTCAATGTACTGCAGCCAATTTCAAACCTCCAGGTGGAAATTAACAAACCAGCTCTTCCCAGCACGACTGACTGTTTCTAAAATGCATCCCTTGACATTGGACAGATGAGCCTAGAGCAAGCCCCTGTGCCCTGCTTGGGAACATCAACTGTCAGTGTGGATAAGGGTCTGCAGGGGATTGCTCTAGTCCCGCAGTTGGCCGGTTAATTCTGAAAAGTTTACATGGCGCTGTGTTTTCTGGCCCCGTAGAGGGCAGAGGCCAAGATTCCTTCATTATCCACATGATTCAGGGACTCTGGGGAGCTTGATGGGAAGCCCATGGGCCTTTACCCACGTCCTCCGTAGTGCCTTTTGGCGTTTTCCATAAACAGGTTGGAAATGCAGCTTTGTTCTCCCATTCTTTAAAAGCCTTTAGAGATAGAGATCTATGAGGAGGTGGGCAGAGAGCCACGTCCACGCAGAACGGTTTCCTGAATGACTCGACAGGACCACACTGGAG is a genomic window containing:
- the CCDC3 gene encoding coiled-coil domain-containing protein 3 isoform 2 (isoform 2 is encoded by transcript variant 2); protein product: MDENYNLLPHGVNFQDAIFPDTQENRRMFSSLFQFSNCSQGQQLATFSSDWEIQEDSRLMCSSVQKALFEEEDHVKKLQQKVATLEKRNRQLRERVKKVKRSLRQARKKGRHLELANQKLSEKLAAGALPHINARGPVRPPYLRG